A genomic segment from Nicotiana tabacum cultivar K326 chromosome 7, ASM71507v2, whole genome shotgun sequence encodes:
- the LOC142162261 gene encoding uncharacterized protein LOC142162261: MCDASGVVIGEVLGQRHNTILHPVIYPSKTLNGAQMNYTVTEQEHLDTVIWWCIPEDEVMPILKACNDSPVGDHHGGNRTAAKVAILSDGGSHFYNNAFTGLLERYGIKHKVATSYHPQSTGQVEVSNREIKNILAKTVNANKTDWSRKLYDALWAYRTLFKTHIGTSPYWLVFGKMCHLLVELEHKALWSLKKLNLDWANAANPRMTQLNEMEEFRHHAYESASMYKERIKFVHEKKILKLEFNFGDLVLLFNSRLKLFPGKLKSKWSGPFKVVSVSPYNAIELESEDGTQTFKVNGQ, encoded by the exons atgtgtgacgctagtggTGTAGTTATTGGGGAAGTGCTTGGTCAACGACATAACACAATCCTTCATCCTGTTATCTATCCAAGCAAGACACTCAATGGCGCTCAAATGAATTACACGGTGACTGAGCAAGAACATCTTGACACTGTCATTTGGTGGTGTATTCCAGAAGATGAGGTAATGCCAATTCTCAAGGCATGCAATGACAGCCCAGTTGGAGATCATCATGGAGGGAACCGGACAGCGGCAAAAGT GGCCATCTTGAGTGATGGTGGTTCGCACTTCTACAACAACGCTTTCACCGGGCTTCTTGAAAGGTATGGCATAAAGCACAAGGTGGCCACATCTTATCATCCTCAGTCGACTGGTCAGGTCGAAGTTTCTAATAGGGAAATCAAAAACATCCTAGcaaaaactgtcaatgcaaacaAGACCGACTGGTCAAGGAAGCTATATGATGCGTTGTGGGCATATCGCACATTATTTAAGACTCATATTGGCACTTCACCATACTGGTTGGTTTTTGGCAAGATGTGTCACTTGTTAgtggagcttgaacacaaagccttGTGGTCAttgaagaagttgaatcttgactGGGCCAATGCTGCTAATCCAAGAATGACACAACTCAATGAGATGGAGGAATTCCGTCACCATGCCTATGAGAGTGCATCCATGTACAAGGAGAGAATAAAGTTTGTCCATGAAAAGAAGATCTTAAAGCTGGAATTCAATTTTGGTGACCTAGTCTTACTCTTCAATTCAAGACTCAAGTTATTTCCGGGAAAACTCAAGTCCAAATGGTCTGGCCCGTTCAAAGTTGTGAGTGTGTCCCCCTATAATGCTATTGAACTAGAGTCGGAGGATGGAACTCAAACTTTCAAAGTGAATGGTCAATGA